From one Microbacterium sp. 10M-3C3 genomic stretch:
- a CDS encoding endo alpha-1,4 polygalactosaminidase has protein sequence MRQRVPASAVLALVLAALTGCAAPAASESAVTAPPAGAAFDYQLGAAYPPPDGVDVVARDRTAPAADGVYSVCYLNAFQTQPGELDVWPENTLLRADGEPVIDPDWPDEVILDTSTETARTTIVGIVSGWIEQCAHDGYSAVEFDNLDTFTRTDGALTLEDNLAVARELVAASHRAGLAAGQKNAAEYTHELHDAAGFDFAVAEECAAFDECDAYADVYGAHVLAIEYVDALPRPFADVCADAATPRSTILRDRDLVAAGQPGYVYERC, from the coding sequence ATGCGGCAGCGCGTCCCGGCCTCCGCCGTGCTCGCGCTCGTCCTCGCCGCCCTGACGGGATGCGCCGCGCCCGCCGCATCCGAGTCCGCCGTGACTGCGCCGCCGGCCGGCGCGGCCTTCGACTACCAGCTCGGTGCGGCGTACCCGCCGCCCGACGGCGTCGACGTCGTCGCGCGCGATCGCACCGCCCCCGCGGCCGACGGGGTCTATTCGGTCTGCTACCTGAACGCCTTCCAGACGCAGCCCGGCGAGCTCGACGTGTGGCCGGAGAACACGCTGCTGCGCGCCGACGGCGAGCCCGTGATCGATCCGGACTGGCCGGACGAGGTGATCCTCGACACCTCCACCGAGACGGCGCGCACGACGATCGTCGGGATCGTCTCGGGGTGGATCGAGCAGTGCGCCCACGACGGCTACTCCGCCGTCGAGTTCGACAATCTCGACACCTTCACGCGGACCGACGGCGCGCTCACGCTCGAGGACAATCTCGCCGTCGCCCGAGAGCTCGTCGCGGCGAGCCACCGCGCCGGACTCGCGGCGGGTCAGAAGAACGCCGCCGAGTACACCCACGAGCTGCACGACGCCGCCGGGTTCGACTTCGCCGTCGCCGAGGAATGCGCGGCATTCGACGAATGCGACGCGTACGCCGACGTCTACGGCGCGCACGTGCTCGCGATCGAGTACGTCGACGCCCTCCCCCGACCCTTCGCAGACGTGTGCGCCGACGCCGCAACGCCGCGCTCGACGATCCTGCGCGACCGCGACCTCGTCGCCGCCGGCCAGCCCGGCTACGTGTACGAGCGCTGCTAG
- a CDS encoding TerC family protein, whose product MQVTPLIWLITIAVTIAFFVFEFFAHVRKPHEPSIRESALWSAFYIGLALLFGVGIGVVSGWNFGGEYFAGYLTEKALSIDNLFVFLLLMTGFAVPKKYQQKVLMIGIVIALVMRGAFIAIGAGLIENFSWVFYIFGALLLFLAYRQAFAHGESDPANGKFMQFVRRHLPVSEEYHEDKLTVKKDGKRFVTPMLLVIIAIGFIDLIFAVDSIPAIYGLTNEAYIVFTANAFALMGLRQLYFLIGGLLERLVYLSQGLAVILAFIGVKLVFHALHVNELPFINGGEPLLWVPEIPIWFSLLFIGATIAVATVASLMKTRGDRAKADRAEVEGEPVINADE is encoded by the coding sequence ATGCAGGTGACACCCCTCATCTGGCTCATCACCATCGCGGTGACGATCGCCTTCTTCGTCTTCGAGTTCTTCGCGCACGTCCGCAAGCCCCACGAGCCCTCGATCCGTGAGTCGGCCCTGTGGTCGGCCTTCTACATCGGCCTCGCGCTGCTGTTCGGCGTCGGCATCGGCGTCGTGTCGGGCTGGAACTTCGGCGGCGAGTACTTCGCCGGCTATCTCACGGAGAAGGCGCTGTCGATCGACAACCTCTTCGTGTTCCTGCTGCTCATGACCGGCTTCGCCGTGCCGAAGAAGTACCAGCAGAAGGTGCTCATGATCGGCATCGTGATCGCGCTGGTCATGCGCGGCGCCTTCATCGCGATCGGCGCGGGCCTCATCGAGAACTTCTCGTGGGTCTTCTACATCTTCGGCGCGCTGCTGCTGTTCCTGGCCTACCGCCAGGCCTTCGCGCACGGCGAGAGCGACCCGGCCAACGGCAAGTTCATGCAGTTCGTCCGCCGTCATCTCCCGGTCTCGGAGGAGTACCACGAAGACAAGCTGACGGTGAAGAAGGACGGCAAGCGCTTCGTCACGCCGATGCTGCTGGTCATCATCGCGATCGGCTTCATCGACCTCATCTTCGCCGTCGACTCGATCCCGGCCATCTACGGACTGACCAACGAGGCGTACATCGTCTTCACGGCGAACGCGTTCGCCCTCATGGGCCTGCGCCAGCTGTACTTCCTCATCGGCGGCCTGCTCGAGCGCCTCGTGTACCTCTCGCAGGGTCTCGCGGTCATCCTGGCCTTCATCGGCGTCAAGCTCGTCTTCCACGCGCTGCACGTCAACGAGCTGCCCTTCATCAACGGCGGGGAGCCGCTGCTGTGGGTGCCCGAGATCCCGATCTGGTTCTCCCTGCTGTTCATCGGCGCCACGATCGCCGTCGCCACCGTCGCGAGCCTCATGAAGACGCGCGGCGACCGGGCGAAAGCCGACCGGGCGGAGGTCGAGGGCGAGCCGGTGATCAACGCCGACGAGTGA